From the Phycisphaerae bacterium genome, one window contains:
- a CDS encoding type II secretion system protein, with product MKKLYAFTLVELLVVIAVMTALIAILIPAMGTARQIAYKITCLNNLKQLGIAVQVYTQQYKVYPVCVPNDSNVTWAKFIANPDIAKDAMLGVPVSLWPFHKEKKLYDCPILTRKGAEISYCYNWLAGRELAAGEPAFASITPSYIPPVPPEEKKTDFYFLTPDRVKSPKTFVILYDLPLIPEPLTSTGNPNLYQNIDPDDYDSSESDPNKEGNLWHYKVLKAVGPHTGGYDILFADGHVKLHKEWSDSEMTRKPD from the coding sequence ATGAAAAAATTATACGCATTTACCCTTGTTGAATTACTTGTCGTTATCGCGGTAATGACGGCTTTAATCGCTATCCTTATACCTGCGATGGGGACAGCCCGCCAAATCGCCTATAAAATCACATGTCTCAACAATCTTAAACAGCTCGGAATAGCCGTGCAGGTCTATACCCAGCAATACAAGGTTTATCCCGTCTGCGTTCCCAATGACTCGAATGTAACATGGGCAAAGTTCATAGCAAACCCGGACATTGCCAAAGACGCAATGCTCGGCGTTCCCGTCTCGCTCTGGCCTTTCCATAAAGAGAAAAAGCTTTACGATTGTCCAATACTCACCAGAAAAGGCGCCGAAATAAGTTACTGCTATAACTGGCTGGCTGGCAGGGAGCTGGCCGCAGGCGAGCCGGCTTTTGCTTCTATTACACCTTCTTATATTCCGCCGGTTCCGCCGGAAGAAAAGAAAACTGATTTTTATTTTTTAACCCCCGACAGAGTAAAATCGCCCAAAACTTTTGTCATTCTTTATGACCTGCCGTTAATTCCAGAACCTTTAACGAGTACAGGCAATCCAAACCTCTACCAGAATATAGACCCAGATGATTACGACAGCAGCGAAAGCGATCCTAACAAAGAAGGCAATTTATGGCATTACAAAGTTTTGAAAGCTGTCGGCCCGCATACTGGAGGCTATGATATTTTATTCGCTGACGGCCATGTTAAACTGCATAAAGAATGGTCAGACTCCGAAATGACTCGGAAGCCAGATTAA
- a CDS encoding right-handed parallel beta-helix repeat-containing protein: MGARKGIVGVIFSVLVLMSSITWAMNNSPRTGLCKTDISENRLVFEYEFEKPIFSKKSGYDTSKIKGLELYERPGEPMIPTQNIRVLIPYGKEVLKIHSEILQSKQISGIYKLEPGQESYPLNYKGKIKKTKPKESIYSSSERWPGIYCKNLGTQSKRGYKMCLIKVFPLQYIPSKGTVSYVKKMRIIVDLMDSSEKSAIRPTDSLKRMLKNDAENPTIINTYESSLSLSSKKKKSNIQSDKETESMFSDAGIDMMSLNWDSGDSNSPLNDSNCPYYGLTNNNKYKYIIITSDYIAEEANCIDPNYSFQSLCKSKWSQNISACIVTTDWIYANYDPNDYDPDNYNSNDPNDLNNRATSIRMFLIDAYNRWEAEYTLLGGTGSQNNPIIPVRWFYVESGETDPCNCNYIPCDMYYGCVEPSGCTFNYDGDNKYGESNDGVNGGEVDLLAEIYVGRAAVETPNEVINFVRKTLADDHNTLDLTYISMLGEEVWQANDGKEWMEEVREMFIYSDWTDFIDTSRNLYDDENGEWYRDDLLDLINTNDVNIPYTPSVFSHIGHGNWDAMSSRINRGSEADPFDVNYITDPCTRLTNTNYFFVYTQSCYPGAMDYNDCFAEEITTMANGAFAVVMNSRFGWAYSISKFNHEFWDAVLNESVNNYKMKELGRANQDSKEDNLYDIGSSYTRFTYYSQNLFGDPEKNVLELPAVHNITQDKLYSTIQESINDANEGDEIVVMPGIYQGSIDFGDVNIMIRSIEPNDWNVVERTVIDGTSNGVLISSNQDTNSVLKGFTIRSDGYGVWCYDASPIICNCIIENNDDYGVYCTNSAAPTILNNVIRSNKCGVLSTGSTSSKIKNNLIYDNEQGLRFMFVTSAEVRNNTIVNNAVAGIYKAMGTSPVISNCIIWDCNDDLYNCSATYSCIQDGDGNGVNGNISSDPCFVNTGANDFHILSTSPCINKGDPNNFYTGELDIDGQPRVIRQLADIGADEIAWVHNLSKDTWYGYIQEGINGANNGDEIVVNPGTYVEAIDFNVNCKVRCTDPNNWDIVSNTVIDCNGLYVLFGSGEDSNAMIKGFTITGGDYGIYLGNASRPVISNCIIRDNIFAGIKCTDSQTEPAIVNNIIRNNGQGVFCRSSAVPVIKNNLIYDNGTGIITQNSGSAVVRNNTIVHNTDYGIRTWWLGVAPVISNCIIWDCNDGLNGCTATYSCIQDSFDPNDPNFIGSISSDPCFVNADSNNFDLRFGSPCANGGDPNGDYTAELDLNGNARVVANGIVDMGAYETFRVYNSTQLKAYNYIQDAIDEADPEDEIIAYKNIFYEKINFKGKAVTLRCSDPNNWSTVAATVIDANGVGNSVEFSSGENNDSVLKGFTVRNSGGTVYMAGIYCNGSGPTVSNCIITDNWVLGIYCKNNASPNIINNIIRNTSEPFTPYSGIGILCYMSSLTAKNNLIYNNAHAGIQIVNSSSFEANLQGNTIVNNTSYGILNTFNNYNNLVIRNNILWDNNDDLYQCTATYSCIQDGGSGTGNISSDPCFADADANDFHLLSTSPCIDTGDPNGTYTGEFDIDLEDRLIDGDEDSNSIVDMGADEYKP, translated from the coding sequence ATGGGAGCACGTAAAGGGATCGTCGGAGTTATTTTTTCAGTTCTGGTTTTAATGTCCTCTATAACTTGGGCCATGAATAATTCCCCAAGAACAGGTTTGTGCAAAACAGATATCTCCGAAAATAGATTAGTTTTCGAATATGAGTTTGAAAAACCCATCTTTTCAAAAAAGAGTGGATATGATACATCTAAAATAAAAGGATTGGAACTATATGAGAGGCCAGGTGAGCCAATGATTCCAACACAAAATATAAGAGTTCTAATTCCATATGGCAAAGAAGTTCTTAAGATACATTCGGAGATATTGCAGAGTAAGCAAATATCGGGGATATATAAGTTAGAGCCTGGTCAAGAGTCATATCCTTTGAACTATAAAGGCAAGATTAAAAAGACTAAACCTAAAGAATCCATTTATAGCAGTTCCGAACGTTGGCCAGGAATTTATTGCAAAAATTTAGGTACTCAGTCAAAACGCGGCTATAAAATGTGTTTAATTAAAGTATTTCCATTGCAGTATATTCCTTCAAAAGGAACCGTCTCTTATGTGAAAAAAATGCGTATAATAGTTGATTTGATGGATTCTTCTGAAAAATCTGCAATAAGACCCACGGACAGTCTCAAAAGAATGCTCAAGAATGATGCAGAAAATCCAACTATAATTAATACTTATGAGTCGTCTTTAAGTTTATCGAGCAAAAAAAAGAAATCTAACATACAAAGCGACAAAGAAACGGAGAGTATGTTTTCAGATGCAGGCATAGACATGATGAGCTTGAACTGGGACAGTGGCGATTCAAATTCTCCGCTAAATGACAGCAATTGTCCTTATTACGGCCTGACAAACAACAATAAATATAAATATATTATAATCACAAGTGATTATATTGCAGAAGAAGCAAACTGTATAGACCCAAACTATAGTTTTCAATCGTTATGTAAATCCAAATGGTCTCAAAATATTTCAGCTTGCATAGTTACAACAGATTGGATTTATGCAAATTATGACCCAAACGATTATGACCCAGACAATTATAACTCAAACGATCCCAACGATCTTAATAATCGTGCAACAAGTATTAGGATGTTTTTGATAGATGCGTATAATAGATGGGAGGCTGAATATACGCTATTAGGCGGTACCGGCAGTCAAAATAATCCAATTATTCCGGTAAGGTGGTTTTATGTCGAAAGCGGCGAAACTGATCCTTGTAATTGTAATTATATACCTTGTGATATGTATTATGGCTGCGTTGAACCAAGCGGATGTACCTTTAATTATGACGGAGATAATAAATACGGCGAGTCTAATGATGGAGTTAATGGAGGTGAAGTCGACTTGTTGGCAGAAATATATGTAGGCCGTGCTGCTGTCGAAACTCCTAATGAAGTTATTAATTTTGTCAGAAAGACATTAGCTGACGATCACAATACTTTGGATTTAACATATATATCTATGCTCGGAGAAGAAGTATGGCAAGCGAATGATGGAAAGGAGTGGATGGAAGAAGTCCGTGAAATGTTTATTTATAGTGATTGGACAGATTTCATAGATACCTCACGTAATCTTTATGATGATGAAAACGGAGAATGGTATCGAGATGATTTGCTAGATTTGATCAATACTAATGATGTAAACATTCCGTACACACCAAGCGTATTTAGTCATATCGGACATGGTAATTGGGATGCTATGAGTTCACGCATAAATAGAGGCTCAGAAGCAGACCCATTTGATGTTAATTACATAACAGACCCTTGTACCAGATTAACAAATACAAATTATTTTTTTGTATATACTCAATCATGTTATCCCGGAGCTATGGATTACAATGATTGTTTTGCCGAAGAGATTACCACGATGGCAAATGGAGCTTTTGCAGTTGTGATGAATTCGCGTTTTGGCTGGGCCTATTCAATTTCAAAGTTTAACCATGAATTCTGGGATGCCGTGCTTAACGAGAGCGTAAATAACTATAAAATGAAAGAACTGGGGCGAGCTAATCAGGACAGCAAAGAGGACAATCTCTACGATATAGGTTCGTCATATACACGATTTACCTATTATTCTCAAAATTTGTTTGGTGATCCAGAAAAAAATGTTTTAGAGTTACCCGCAGTTCACAATATCACCCAGGACAAACTATATTCTACAATTCAAGAAAGCATTAACGATGCTAACGAAGGTGATGAAATAGTGGTAATGCCGGGTATTTATCAAGGCTCCATAGATTTTGGTGATGTTAATATAATGATTAGAAGCATAGAGCCTAATGATTGGAATGTAGTTGAGCGTACTGTAATAGACGGCACTTCTAATGGGGTTCTCATAAGTTCAAATCAGGATACAAACTCTGTATTGAAAGGATTTACTATAAGGTCGGACGGATATGGTGTTTGGTGTTACGACGCGAGTCCGATTATATGTAATTGTATAATAGAAAACAATGATGATTATGGTGTATATTGCACTAATTCAGCAGCTCCGACGATTTTAAATAATGTGATAAGAAGCAACAAATGTGGAGTGCTCAGCACAGGTTCTACATCCTCAAAAATCAAAAACAATCTAATCTATGATAATGAGCAGGGGTTGAGATTTATGTTTGTCACTTCTGCTGAGGTGCGAAATAATACGATAGTTAATAATGCAGTTGCCGGTATATATAAAGCAATGGGCACATCACCTGTCATAAGCAACTGTATTATTTGGGATTGTAATGATGATTTGTATAACTGCAGTGCAACATATAGCTGTATTCAGGACGGTGACGGCAACGGTGTTAATGGCAATATCAGTTCCGACCCGTGTTTTGTAAACACGGGCGCTAATGATTTCCATATTTTATCAACTTCACCGTGTATTAATAAAGGCGACCCAAATAATTTTTATACAGGGGAATTGGACATAGATGGCCAGCCAAGAGTCATAAGACAATTAGCTGATATTGGTGCAGATGAAATCGCATGGGTACATAACCTTAGCAAGGATACATGGTACGGATATATTCAAGAAGGAATTAATGGGGCAAATAATGGTGATGAAATTGTTGTTAACCCCGGTACTTATGTTGAGGCTATTGACTTCAATGTTAACTGTAAAGTGAGATGTACCGATCCTAATAATTGGGACATCGTAAGCAATACGGTTATTGATTGCAATGGGCTATATGTGCTTTTTGGCTCCGGTGAAGATTCTAATGCTATGATAAAAGGGTTTACAATAACAGGCGGGGATTATGGTATATATTTGGGGAATGCAAGCCGTCCTGTTATAAGTAATTGTATAATAAGAGATAATATTTTTGCAGGGATAAAGTGTACAGACAGCCAAACTGAACCTGCCATTGTCAATAATATAATTAGAAATAATGGTCAGGGTGTATTTTGTCGGAGTTCCGCAGTGCCGGTTATAAAGAATAATTTAATATATGATAATGGTACAGGCATAATAACTCAAAACAGCGGCTCAGCTGTAGTGAGAAATAATACGATAGTACACAATACCGATTATGGCATAAGAACATGGTGGCTTGGCGTAGCACCAGTTATAAGCAACTGCATAATCTGGGACTGTAACGATGGTTTAAACGGATGTACTGCAACATATAGCTGTATACAAGATTCTTTTGATCCCAATGATCCGAACTTTATCGGCAGTATTAGTTCCGACCCATGTTTTGTGAATGCGGATAGTAATAATTTTGATTTGCGATTTGGCTCTCCTTGTGCTAATGGCGGAGACCCCAATGGGGATTATACGGCAGAGTTAGACTTAAATGGCAATGCTCGCGTTGTGGCAAACGGGATAGTAGACATGGGCGCATATGAAACGTTCAGAGTGTATAATTCTACGCAATTGAAGGCCTATAATTATATTCAAGATGCAATTGATGAAGCTGATCCCGAAGATGAAATTATAGCTTATAAAAATATATTTTATGAGAAAATAAATTTTAAAGGGAAAGCTGTGACACTGCGGTGTTCTGATCCGAACAATTGGAGTACAGTAGCAGCAACTGTTATCGATGCTAACGGAGTTGGTAATAGCGTCGAATTTTCTTCTGGTGAGAATAATGATTCTGTATTGAAGGGTTTTACTGTAAGAAATAGTGGTGGAACTGTATATATGGCGGGAATATATTGTAATGGTTCCGGTCCAACGGTAAGTAATTGTATAATTACAGATAACTGGGTTTTGGGGATATATTGTAAAAATAATGCATCCCCTAATATTATCAATAATATAATTAGAAATACAAGTGAACCTTTCACTCCATACTCGGGGATAGGGATTCTTTGCTATATGTCTTCATTAACAGCTAAAAACAATTTGATATATAACAATGCTCATGCGGGAATTCAGATTGTGAATAGTAGTTCATTTGAAGCAAATTTACAGGGAAACACAATAGTAAATAATACAAGTTATGGGATACTCAATACCTTTAATAATTACAACAATTTGGTTATCCGTAACAATATTTTATGGGATAATAATGATGATCTATATCAGTGTACTGCAACATATAGCTGTATTCAGGACGGTGGCAGCGGCACCGGCAATATCAGTTCCGACCCGTGTTTTGCAGATGCGGATGCTAATGACTTCCATCTCTTATCAACCTCACCTTGCATAGACACCGGCGATCCAAATGGCACATATACTGGTGAATTTGATATTGATTTGGAAGATAGGCTCATTGACGGCGATGAAGATTCAAATAGCATCGTTGATATGGGAGCAGACGAATATAAACCTTGA
- the groL gene encoding chaperonin GroEL (60 kDa chaperone family; promotes refolding of misfolded polypeptides especially under stressful conditions; forms two stacked rings of heptamers to form a barrel-shaped 14mer; ends can be capped by GroES; misfolded proteins enter the barrel where they are refolded when GroES binds) — protein MAAKKLSFNTDARAALLTGVEKLARAVRSTLGPRGRNAIIDKGWGSPTVTKDGVTVAEEIDLSDKTENMGAKLVKEAASKTSKIAGDGTTTATVLTEAIFKEAYRNITAGADAMSINRGIGQAVEAATKTLVKLAKPVDVARRDDIENIASISANNDHEIGKIMADAFTKLGKDGVITVEEGKSLDTTLEFVEGMQFDRGYLSPNFVTDADNMTCELEKPYILVYEDKISSVQKLVPLLEAVAKSKKPLLIIAEDIEGEALATLVVNKLRGVLQVSAVKAPGYGDRRKAMLEDVAVLTGAEPIFKDLGIELNNVKLTQLGRAKKVTIDNDNTIIVEGAGSREAISGRIKAIRSEIDSTTSDYDREKLQERLAKLTGGVAQVNVGAATESEMKEKKSRIEDALHATRAAIEEGIVPGGGVALIRCIDTVKKLKLSGDEKTGADIIAHALKMPCFYIAENAGAVGNLVVNKVSEGQDGFGYNADTDKYEDLIKAGVIDPVKVTRIALQNAASVAGLLLTCDCVVTENPDNAKAGAGMPPGGMGGGMGGMGMGGMGGMGMDGMGM, from the coding sequence ATGGCAGCTAAAAAGTTATCGTTTAATACTGACGCAAGGGCGGCCTTGCTTACCGGAGTAGAAAAGCTGGCCAGAGCGGTCAGGTCAACTTTGGGTCCACGCGGCAGAAATGCAATCATTGACAAAGGCTGGGGCAGCCCGACAGTTACCAAGGACGGCGTTACTGTAGCCGAGGAAATAGATCTTTCCGACAAGACTGAAAATATGGGCGCAAAGCTCGTAAAAGAAGCCGCCAGCAAGACCAGCAAAATCGCAGGCGACGGCACTACAACAGCTACGGTTCTTACCGAAGCAATCTTCAAAGAGGCCTATCGCAATATCACGGCAGGGGCCGATGCAATGTCAATTAACAGGGGTATTGGTCAGGCTGTCGAAGCCGCGACAAAAACGCTTGTCAAACTTGCCAAGCCGGTTGACGTTGCCCGGAGAGACGATATCGAAAATATCGCGTCAATCTCGGCAAACAACGACCATGAAATCGGCAAGATTATGGCTGACGCATTTACAAAACTCGGCAAAGACGGCGTTATCACCGTTGAGGAAGGCAAGAGCCTTGATACGACGCTCGAATTTGTCGAAGGTATGCAGTTCGACAGGGGTTATCTGTCTCCCAATTTTGTAACGGATGCGGATAATATGACCTGCGAACTTGAGAAACCATATATACTGGTTTATGAAGACAAGATAAGCAGCGTACAGAAACTCGTACCTCTGCTCGAAGCGGTGGCAAAGAGCAAAAAACCTCTGCTTATTATCGCTGAGGATATCGAAGGCGAAGCGCTGGCTACTCTCGTTGTCAACAAACTTCGCGGCGTTTTGCAGGTTTCTGCTGTTAAGGCCCCCGGTTACGGCGACAGAAGAAAAGCCATGCTCGAGGACGTTGCGGTTCTCACAGGCGCCGAACCAATCTTCAAGGACCTCGGCATCGAACTTAACAATGTAAAGCTCACACAGCTCGGAAGAGCCAAAAAAGTTACCATTGATAACGATAATACGATTATCGTCGAAGGAGCCGGCTCAAGAGAAGCCATCAGCGGAAGAATAAAAGCAATCCGCAGCGAGATTGACTCGACAACCAGCGATTACGACCGTGAGAAACTTCAGGAGCGTCTGGCGAAACTGACCGGCGGAGTGGCGCAGGTTAACGTTGGAGCCGCGACTGAATCCGAAATGAAGGAAAAGAAATCGCGAATCGAAGATGCGCTTCACGCCACAAGAGCGGCAATCGAAGAAGGTATCGTGCCCGGCGGCGGAGTCGCACTTATTCGCTGCATCGACACGGTTAAGAAACTTAAACTCAGCGGCGACGAAAAAACCGGCGCCGATATCATTGCACACGCCCTTAAGATGCCGTGTTTCTATATAGCTGAAAACGCAGGCGCTGTCGGTAATTTAGTTGTAAACAAGGTTTCCGAAGGCCAGGACGGATTCGGTTATAATGCCGATACGGATAAATACGAAGACCTTATCAAGGCCGGCGTTATCGACCCTGTAAAGGTAACGAGAATAGCGTTGCAGAACGCAGCTTCAGTTGCGGGATTATTACTCACCTGCGATTGTGTTGTTACTGAAAATCCGGATAATGCAAAAGCCGGTGCCGGAATGCCGCCGGGAGGTATGGGCGGCGGAATGGGTGGCATGGGCATGGGAGGAATGGGCGGTATGGGTATGGATGGTATGGGAATGTAA
- the groES gene encoding co-chaperone GroES — protein MKLRPLDDRIVVKPEQAEEKTAGGIVLPDNAKEKPLMGKVIAVGPGKLLDSGKRAEVAVKKNDTVLFGKYGGNDIKIDGVEYKILHESDILGIVEK, from the coding sequence ATGAAACTTAGACCTTTGGATGACAGGATAGTAGTAAAGCCGGAACAGGCAGAAGAAAAAACAGCAGGCGGAATCGTTCTGCCGGACAACGCAAAAGAAAAACCCCTGATGGGCAAAGTTATAGCCGTAGGTCCCGGCAAACTTCTGGACAGCGGCAAACGCGCGGAAGTGGCTGTTAAGAAAAATGATACCGTGCTTTTCGGAAAATACGGCGGAAACGATATCAAGATTGACGGCGTCGAATACAAAATCCTGCACGAGAGCGATATTCTCGGCATCGTGGAAAAATAA
- the groL gene encoding chaperonin GroEL (60 kDa chaperone family; promotes refolding of misfolded polypeptides especially under stressful conditions; forms two stacked rings of heptamers to form a barrel-shaped 14mer; ends can be capped by GroES; misfolded proteins enter the barrel where they are refolded when GroES binds): MAKQMMFDDAARAQLKQGLASLAKAVKVTLGPTGKNVLLHKSYGSPKITKDGVSVSKEIELPEPFQNMGAKMVNQAASKTSDVVGDGTTTATVLAEAIYNEGLKNVTAGANPMAIKRGIDKAVQVVVDFIASQSKKVKGHDDIAKVASISANNNKEVGEILAKAMDKVGKEGVIEIEDGKGLETELDVVEGMQFDRGFISPYFITNTSTMEAVLEDAYILLYEKKLSSIAEIVPLLEKIAQVGAQLLIIAEEVEGEALAALVINKLQGVLKVCAVKAPGFGDRRKAMLGDISVLTGGQVLTEDLGIKLEKVELTQLGNAKKIVIAKENTTIIEGAGTKKDITARCEQIRKQAEATTSDYDREKLQERLAKLTGGVAVIKAGAPTEAEMKERKDLLDDALHATKAAAQEGVIPGGGIIYLRAIEKVRQAGTKASGDEKIGFDIIANALKSPTKQIVDNGDDDGDVIVEKLLEKTGNTGYDANTGGFVDMVEAGIIDPAKVARCALQNAASVAGLMLTTNVLITDLKDDDKDKPQIEGSVR, encoded by the coding sequence ATGGCAAAACAAATGATGTTTGATGATGCGGCAAGGGCACAGTTGAAACAGGGACTTGCCAGTCTGGCAAAGGCGGTTAAGGTAACTCTCGGCCCGACAGGTAAAAACGTCCTGCTGCATAAAAGTTATGGCTCGCCGAAGATTACCAAAGACGGCGTGTCCGTAAGCAAAGAAATAGAACTGCCCGAACCGTTTCAGAATATGGGCGCAAAAATGGTCAACCAGGCCGCAAGCAAGACAAGCGATGTTGTCGGCGACGGCACCACAACCGCAACAGTTCTGGCTGAAGCGATTTATAACGAAGGGCTGAAAAATGTAACAGCCGGCGCAAATCCTATGGCTATCAAGCGCGGCATCGATAAAGCCGTACAGGTCGTCGTGGATTTTATCGCTTCGCAGAGCAAAAAAGTCAAAGGTCATGACGATATCGCCAAGGTCGCCTCGATAAGCGCGAATAACAATAAGGAAGTCGGCGAAATTCTTGCAAAAGCAATGGACAAAGTCGGCAAAGAGGGCGTTATCGAAATCGAGGACGGCAAAGGGCTCGAAACAGAGCTTGATGTCGTCGAAGGTATGCAGTTCGACCGCGGCTTTATATCGCCTTACTTCATAACAAATACCTCAACGATGGAAGCTGTTTTGGAGGATGCTTACATACTGCTGTATGAAAAGAAACTTTCGAGCATTGCGGAAATCGTCCCGCTTCTTGAAAAAATCGCGCAGGTCGGCGCTCAATTGCTGATAATCGCCGAAGAAGTTGAAGGCGAAGCATTGGCAGCTTTGGTTATAAATAAACTTCAGGGCGTTTTGAAGGTTTGCGCGGTAAAGGCTCCGGGCTTTGGCGACAGAAGGAAAGCTATGCTGGGCGATATCAGCGTTCTTACCGGCGGCCAGGTACTCACCGAAGACCTCGGCATAAAACTTGAGAAAGTCGAACTGACCCAGCTCGGCAACGCCAAGAAGATTGTTATCGCAAAGGAAAACACCACGATAATCGAAGGCGCAGGCACAAAGAAGGACATTACTGCACGCTGCGAGCAGATACGCAAACAGGCTGAAGCGACAACAAGCGATTACGACCGTGAGAAACTTCAGGAAAGACTTGCGAAACTGACCGGCGGCGTAGCGGTAATTAAAGCCGGTGCCCCGACCGAAGCCGAAATGAAGGAAAGAAAAGACCTTCTCGATGACGCACTGCACGCGACAAAAGCTGCTGCCCAGGAAGGCGTTATCCCTGGCGGCGGTATTATTTATCTGCGGGCCATTGAAAAGGTTCGTCAGGCCGGAACAAAAGCATCGGGCGATGAAAAAATCGGATTCGATATTATCGCTAATGCCCTGAAATCGCCGACAAAACAAATAGTCGATAACGGCGATGACGACGGCGATGTGATTGTCGAAAAACTGCTCGAAAAGACCGGCAATACAGGCTATGATGCCAATACAGGCGGGTTTGTCGATATGGTCGAAGCAGGCATTATCGACCCGGCTAAAGTGGCAAGATGTGCTCTGCAGAATGCGGCTTCAGTTGCCGGTTTGATGCTGACTACCAACGTGCTGATTACTGACCTGAAAGACGATGACAAGGATAAACCTCAAATAGAAGGTTCGGTAAGATAA
- the dnaJ gene encoding molecular chaperone DnaJ, translating to MAKRDYYEVLGIDKTAGADDIKRAYRRLAIKYHPDKNPGDKDAEAKFKECAEAYEVLSDTDKRARYDQYGHAGLQGSGVHDFSRMNVEDIFGALNLEDIFGDLFGGGRSGRSRRTAAARGPHRGYDLETVVELTLNDVASGVEKSIEFTRQDNCEECDGSGSAKGSSPSKCSVCGGTGQVAQAGLGGFFQMVSTCPKCKGNGTMITNPCKKCRGGGKIPKKRLVMVKIPAGVHEGQSVRVAGEGEPGFNGGPRGDLYCYVRLKEHPFLQRDGIDLISIVPISFTQAALGGIVEVPSLNGTKELKIPPGSQGGDIFRIRGQGLPDIRTRRSGDELVQIIVEIPKKLNSSQEELLRKFAETEDKTVMPKSKGFFEKLKQHFNNK from the coding sequence ATGGCTAAAAGAGACTACTACGAAGTGTTAGGGATTGATAAAACCGCCGGCGCCGACGATATCAAACGTGCGTATCGCAGGCTGGCGATAAAATATCACCCTGATAAAAATCCCGGCGATAAAGACGCCGAGGCCAAGTTTAAGGAATGCGCCGAGGCTTACGAAGTTTTAAGCGACACTGATAAACGGGCAAGATATGACCAGTACGGCCATGCCGGTCTTCAGGGTTCAGGCGTTCACGATTTTTCGAGAATGAATGTCGAGGATATTTTTGGTGCGCTTAATCTCGAAGATATTTTCGGCGATTTATTCGGCGGCGGCAGAAGCGGCAGGAGCCGAAGAACTGCTGCGGCAAGAGGGCCGCACAGAGGCTATGACCTTGAAACCGTTGTAGAACTTACGCTAAATGATGTCGCAAGCGGCGTCGAGAAAAGCATCGAGTTTACACGGCAGGATAATTGCGAAGAGTGCGACGGCTCCGGTTCTGCCAAAGGCAGCAGTCCTTCGAAATGTTCGGTCTGCGGCGGTACAGGACAGGTCGCTCAGGCCGGTCTTGGCGGTTTCTTCCAGATGGTTTCAACCTGCCCCAAGTGCAAGGGAAACGGTACGATGATTACCAATCCCTGCAAAAAATGCAGGGGCGGCGGAAAAATACCCAAAAAACGACTTGTTATGGTTAAGATTCCCGCAGGCGTTCACGAAGGTCAGAGCGTAAGGGTTGCAGGTGAAGGCGAACCCGGCTTCAACGGCGGACCTCGCGGCGATTTATATTGCTATGTAAGGTTAAAAGAGCACCCGTTTTTGCAGCGGGACGGAATCGACCTTATTTCCATTGTGCCGATAAGCTTCACGCAGGCCGCTCTTGGCGGAATAGTGGAAGTGCCGAGCCTTAACGGAACAAAAGAATTGAAAATCCCGCCTGGCTCTCAGGGCGGCGATATATTCAGAATCAGAGGCCAGGGACTGCCGGATATAAGAACAAGACGCAGCGGCGATGAACTCGTTCAGATAATCGTCGAAATACCAAAAAAACTGAACAGCTCGCAGGAAGAACTGCTAAGAAAATTCGCAGAGACGGAAGATAAAACCGTAATGCCGAAATCGAAGGGTTTCTTCGAAAAACTCAAACAGCATTTCAATAATAAGTAA